The DNA region CGAAGGGGTGGAAACAGAAGCGGAATACAAAGTTGTGAGTGAAATGGGCCTGGATTTCATCCAGGGCTATCTGTTTGGCCGGCCGATGGAAGAACGGGACTTCCTTGCCGTCTATCCGGCAAACCCGAAGGAAGGAATGGATATATGACCGATACGGTTTTGAAAAGCAAAGCGGCGTCCTGCCCGCTTTATAAAAAATGCGGGGGCTGCCAGCTGCAAAATCTGAGCTATCCGGAACAGCTTGCCTTTAAACAGCGCAAGGTGCAGCGGCTGCTCGGCCGCTTTGGCAGGATCGAGCCGATCATTGGGATGGAGAACCCGTTCCACTACCGCAACAAGGTGCAGGCCGCGTTCGGCCGCACACGGGAGGGCAGGATTATTTCCGGGGTCTATCAGTCGAGCAGTCACCGGATCGTACCGGTGGAACGCTGCATGACCGAGGACCTGCTTGCGGATGAGATTATCGTGACCATCCGTTCGATGCTCCGCGGCTTTCGCATTGAACCATACGATGAGGACAGCGGGCGCGGGCTGCTGCGCCATGTGCTGGTCAAACGCGGTTTCCAGAGCGGGCAGGTCATGGTCGTGCTTGTGACCGCTTCGCCGGTATTCCCGGCAAAGCGCAGCTTTGTGACGGCCCTGTGCAAGGCGCATCCGCAGATTACCACCGTGCTCCAGAATGTGAACCCCTATCGGACAAGCCTGGTGCTTGGGGAACGCGAACAGGTGCTTTATGGGCCGGGGTATATCGAGGATACCCTCTGCGGATGTATTTTCCGAATCTCAGCGCGGTCGTTTTACCAGATCAATCCTGTACAGACCGAAATTCTCTATGGCAAAGCGATCGAATATGCGGGTCTTGATGGGACGCAGACAGTGATCGACGCCTACTGCGGCATCGGTACGATCGGGCTCATTGCGAGCCGCCATGCGGGCAATGTGATCGGGGTGGAAAATAACCGGGACGCGGTGCGCGACGCGATTTCCAACGCGAAACGCAACGCCATCAGGAACGCATGGTTTACCTGCGCGGACGCGGGCGAATTTATGGTGGAGATGGCCGAAGAAGGAAAACGCGCCGACGTGGTGTTTATGGACCCGCCGCGCGCTGGCAGTGACGAACGGTTCCTTCTGTCGGCCGAGCGGCTTGCCCCCAGCCGGATTGTTTATATCTCCTGCAATCCGGAAACGCAGGAGCGGGATCTTATGCATCTGACCGGTAACGGTTACCGTGTGCGGACGATCCAGCCGGTGGATATGTTCCCGCACACCAATCATGTGGAAACAGTCTGTTTGTTGGAACGGGAGGTTTTATGATGCGTGGAAAGGCGATCCGGCATTTTTTGATTGAAGGCCAGGCAGATGGAAGATGGGTGAGCGAGCTGTCGAATTGGACGGGGAAGAGCTATAAAATCCCGCGGACCTATGTGAATTCCTGTGGCGACAGAAGCGATTTGAACAATACCGGGGTGTATTTCCTTTTCGGACGCAATGACGATACAGATATGGACCAGGTCTACATCGGCGAAGCGGAAAATATCCTGACCCGGATAAAAGCGCATTTGACCGAAAAGGATTTTTGGACCGAATGCGTGGTTTTCATCAGCAAAGACAATAACCTCAACAAAGCGCATGTCAAATATCTTGAATACCACCTCTATCTCCTTGCGAAAGAGGCCAATAAATATGAAATCCTGAATACCAATACGCCGACGGAATCGTCCATATCGGAGATGGATCGCGCGGAAATGGATGAGTTTATTGACAATATGCGGCTGATCCTAAGCGTTTTGGGGCATAAGGTTCTGGAGCCTTCGCGCGGCACTTCACATGGAAAGGGCACCGCTGTGTTTTATTTGCACGAGCGCACCGGGGCCAATGCCAGCGGAAAGATGAGTTCGGATGGCTTTGTCGTATTGAAAGGGTCAAAGATTGCCGAAGCTGTACAGCCATCCCTTTCTCCTTCAACCGTCAATCGGCGCAGTATGCTGGTCGAAAAGGGGATCATTGACGAACAGAACGTCTTTACACAGGACTGGGCGTTCAGCAGCCCAACCTTGGCGGCCACTGTTGTTGTGGGATATAACATCAATGGCAGAGTTGCCTGGAAAACGAAAAAAGGCATCCCGCTCAAGGAAATGGAAGCGGAATTGTAGCCGTATAAAACCGGATACGGCGGACGGGCGCCGGCCCATCCGGACAAAACTTGGAGGGAAGTGAAGTTATGTACACCTGCGCGGAATGCGCCGTCCATGCCTGCAATGAAGAAAATCGGGACAATCTGCCTAAGAATTGTCCGATGCGCAGGGAGGACGGGTTCTTTGCCGAGACTTTCAGGGAATATGAAAAGCCGGAGCAGCATGAATTTTATATCAAAGCGTCCGAGATCGAAGCGATCGGTTATGGCCAGTGGACTCGGATGCAGGAGATTATGGAATTCTGCCGCAATATGGGTTATCAGAAACTTGGGCTGGCGTTCTGCCGCGGGCTTCGGTGGGAGGCGAAAGTGATCAGCCGGGTTTTGCGGCAAAATGGATTTACGGTCGTATCGGTCATCTGCAAA from Anaerotruncus rubiinfantis includes:
- a CDS encoding GIY-YIG nuclease family protein — encoded protein: MMRGKAIRHFLIEGQADGRWVSELSNWTGKSYKIPRTYVNSCGDRSDLNNTGVYFLFGRNDDTDMDQVYIGEAENILTRIKAHLTEKDFWTECVVFISKDNNLNKAHVKYLEYHLYLLAKEANKYEILNTNTPTESSISEMDRAEMDEFIDNMRLILSVLGHKVLEPSRGTSHGKGTAVFYLHERTGANASGKMSSDGFVVLKGSKIAEAVQPSLSPSTVNRRSMLVEKGIIDEQNVFTQDWAFSSPTLAATVVVGYNINGRVAWKTKKGIPLKEMEAEL
- a CDS encoding DUF1847 domain-containing protein — its product is MYTCAECAVHACNEENRDNLPKNCPMRREDGFFAETFREYEKPEQHEFYIKASEIEAIGYGQWTRMQEIMEFCRNMGYQKLGLAFCRGLRWEAKVISRVLRQNGFTVVSVICKTGGIPKEQAGIVQKLGKGFEPMCNPIAQAALLNEQKTQLNIVVGLCVGHDSLFYKYSDAMVTTLITKDRVLAHNPAGAVYCAEGYYKKKLTR
- the rlmD gene encoding 23S rRNA (uracil(1939)-C(5))-methyltransferase RlmD, with the protein product MTDTVLKSKAASCPLYKKCGGCQLQNLSYPEQLAFKQRKVQRLLGRFGRIEPIIGMENPFHYRNKVQAAFGRTREGRIISGVYQSSSHRIVPVERCMTEDLLADEIIVTIRSMLRGFRIEPYDEDSGRGLLRHVLVKRGFQSGQVMVVLVTASPVFPAKRSFVTALCKAHPQITTVLQNVNPYRTSLVLGEREQVLYGPGYIEDTLCGCIFRISARSFYQINPVQTEILYGKAIEYAGLDGTQTVIDAYCGIGTIGLIASRHAGNVIGVENNRDAVRDAISNAKRNAIRNAWFTCADAGEFMVEMAEEGKRADVVFMDPPRAGSDERFLLSAERLAPSRIVYISCNPETQERDLMHLTGNGYRVRTIQPVDMFPHTNHVETVCLLEREVL